Genomic window (Streptomyces sp. RerS4):
CCCCGCCTTGTTCACTCTGTCGACGATCTCCCCGACCTCCAGGTACGGGTCGACTTCGGCCTTGATGCGCTTGAGGTCGCCCTCCCGCTCCAGAGCCCGGAGCAGCGAGCGGAGATCGTCGTAAGCCATGGGGCCCAGTATCCGTCACCAACTACCCTGGGGATGTCACCGGGCCCCGCGCGGGCCCGCCGCCACTGCCGGGGAGTCGGTCCCACACCGTGCTGCGCTATCTGCCGTTCCTGCTTCTCCTCGCACTGACCATCTACGCCTTCATCGACTGCCTGAACACGCCCGAGGAGGAGGTCAAGCACCTCCCGAAGGGCGTCTGGGTGCTGATCATCCTGCTCTTCTCGATCGTCGGCCCGGTGGTCTGGCTGTCCGCCGGCAAGCAGCGGACGCAGGTCGGCGGCGGGAGCCGGGGCGTCGGCGGGGGTCGTGCGCGGCGCGGTCAGTGGGTGGCGCCGGACGACAACCCAGAGTTCCTGAAGTCCCTTGACCAGGACCAGGACAAGGGCGACGGCAAGGGAAAGGGCAACGGGAACGGCAACGGGAACGGGAACGGCTCCGACGAGCCCGACAAGGGCGAGCCGGGCAAGGGCGACCAGGCCTGACCCGCCCCGCCCCCCGCCACCCCGGGACGGCTACCGCGCCCAGGGGAGTTCGCGGGTGCCCTCGGTGCCGGGGACCGAGACGACGCCGTCGGCGCGCATGACGACGTACGCCTCGAAGTGCTCGGGCGCGTGGATGCGCCGGACGACGTCCGGGGGCAGCACCAGGGTCTGACCGGTGGTCACCTTCTCGGTGCGGCCGTCGCAGGTGACCTCCAGGGAGCCTGCGGTGAGCAGCCAGACCTGTTCGCGGTTGACGCGGTGTTCGGGGCCGGTGGCGCCGGCGGCCATGTCGACGTGCCAGGTGCTCAGCTCGGAGCTGCCCCGGCTGGGGGCGGCGAGGCCGGTCATGGTGGCGTTCGGGGAAACGGTGACGTTGTCGGGGGAAACGCTGATCACGTGCAAGGCGGGTCCTCGTCTGTTCGGCGTCGGTGAGAGCACGGCCGCAGCAAGTAAAGCGGCTTTACTCAAGACCGCGAGTAAAGCAGCTTTACTCGCCTGTGTCACCATGTTTGCGTGACCTCACCCACGCAAGACGCGGCGGATCCCGGCATCGAGCTGACCTTCCTCCTCGGGATCGGCTTCCAGCTGATGCTCGGCGAGTTCTCCCGACGCCTCGCCGACGCCGGGTACGCCGACCTGCGCCCCCTGCACGGCATGGCCTTCCAGGCCCTCAAGGGCCCCGGCGCCACCGCCACCGAGCTGGCCGAACGGCTGGGGGTGACCAAGCAGGCCGCCGGGCAGCTCGTCGACGACCTGGAGCGGCGCGGCTACGTCCGCCGCGAGCCGCACCCCGACGGCGGGCGGCGCAAGCTGGTGGTGCTGACCGCCGCCGCGACCGACCACCTCGCCACCGCCGGACGCGTCCTGCACGCACTGGAGGCCGAGATCGGCGCGCACGCCGACCTCAGGACCCTGCGCGTCGAACTGGGCCGCGCGATCCGGGCGCTGAACGGGGACGGGGAGCTGCCGCCACTGCGGCCGGTGTGGTGAAACCCGGTGTGGTGAAACCCGGTGTGGTGAAACGCCGGAACGCCTACGTCCTGGAGAAGGACGCGTAGGAGGCCCGCAGCTCGGCCCGGCGGCCGGCGGGCGGGAGGGGATGGCCCGTCAGGACGGCTTCCAGCCGTTCGAAGCGCTCGTGCCAGTCGGCCAGGCAATCGAGGCGCTCCTCGTCGGAGCCGCCGCGTTCGTTCAGGAAGCGGATCACCGTCGAGTCGGTGCCGACGGGTTCCAGGTGGAAGCGGATGCGCCCCTGCCAGGCGCCGGGCTCGTCGTCCGCGCGGAGGGTGTACTCGGCGACCCGTTCGACGTCCCAGGCCGTGATCCGGCCGGACGAGGCGGCCCGGCTCCCTGGGCGGCGCAGGGTGACGGCCCCGCCGAGCCTGCGCTCGGGCACCTCGGCCTCGGCCAGCCAGCCGCGCAGCCCGTCCGCCGT
Coding sequences:
- a CDS encoding PLD nuclease N-terminal domain-containing protein, which gives rise to MLRYLPFLLLLALTIYAFIDCLNTPEEEVKHLPKGVWVLIILLFSIVGPVVWLSAGKQRTQVGGGSRGVGGGRARRGQWVAPDDNPEFLKSLDQDQDKGDGKGKGNGNGNGNGNGSDEPDKGEPGKGDQA
- a CDS encoding cupin domain-containing protein, which gives rise to MISVSPDNVTVSPNATMTGLAAPSRGSSELSTWHVDMAAGATGPEHRVNREQVWLLTAGSLEVTCDGRTEKVTTGQTLVLPPDVVRRIHAPEHFEAYVVMRADGVVSVPGTEGTRELPWAR
- a CDS encoding MarR family transcriptional regulator, whose protein sequence is MLGEFSRRLADAGYADLRPLHGMAFQALKGPGATATELAERLGVTKQAAGQLVDDLERRGYVRREPHPDGGRRKLVVLTAAATDHLATAGRVLHALEAEIGAHADLRTLRVELGRAIRALNGDGELPPLRPVW
- a CDS encoding SRPBCC domain-containing protein, which gives rise to MSPVSHATSTPHGPGRWDVRFEVHLPYAYEALWPALTTADGLRGWLAEAEVPERRLGGAVTLRRPGSRAASSGRITAWDVERVAEYTLRADDEPGAWQGRIRFHLEPVGTDSTVIRFLNERGGSDEERLDCLADWHERFERLEAVLTGHPLPPAGRRAELRASYASFSRT